The genomic DNA TCGGGCCAGGAGGGAAGCCGCCCTGTCGGCTTCCATCCATTTCCCTGCAAGCCCGGTATTTCCAGAGCGCCTGGGACAAGCTATGGTGGCCCCTACGGGCCCCGCCCGTCCCTTCCCAGCCATGGCGCAGCCTGTTCCCCAACGTTCTTCTTCGGCTTCCCGGACCGCCTCTGTGCCAGAGGAGGCCATGTCGTGTCTGGGGGCGCTCCTCCAAGTGCCGGGCCTGGGTCTGGCCTTCCTGGACACGGGGCTGTGCTTCCGCTTCGTCAACAACGCCCTCATCGCCCAGAGCGCGCTGCCCAGCGGCGCGTACGAGGGGCGGACGGTCGGCGAGGTGTGGCCGATGCTGGCGGCGGCGCTGACGCCGCTCTTGAACCGGGCCCTCTCGGGTGAGCCCGTGCTGGGCGCGTACATCTCCGGCCCCCTGGGCGCTCCCGGCGGCGGGGTGCGGCACCTGCGCTTCTCCCTGCTGCCCGCGAGCACGGGCGGCCTGCGCTCGGGCGTGAGCCTGATGCTCGAGGACGAGACGGCGCGCGTCGCCCAGGACATCGCCCTGCGCGAGAACGAGGCGCGGCTGCGCGACCTCGCCGCGGTGTCCTGTGACGGCTACTGCCTGCACGAGGGCGGCACCATCCTCGAGGCGAGCAGCGCACTGGCCAACCTGTTGAGCACCACGCCCGAGGACATGGTGGGCCAGTCACTCGTGCGGTGGATCGCCCCCGAGTCGCGCGAGACGGTGCAGCGCGCCACGGCCCGGCAGGTGGTGGCCCCCTACGAGGCGACCGCCCTGCGCTCCGATGGCAAGCGGCTCTTCGTGGAAGTCCTTGGACGCCCCACGACCTACCGCGGCCGGGAGGTGCGGATGGTGACCGTGTGGGACATCGGCGCGCGCAAGGCCGCCGAGGAAGCCGCGGCCCGTGCCGATACCTTCCGCGAGCAGTTGCTGGGCGTGGTGGGGCACGACCTGCGCTCGCCGCTCTACGCCATCCAGCTCAGCGTGGGCGCGCTCGAACGCGGTGGAGAGCTGAGCGAGTCCCAGTCCCGGCAGGTGAGCCACGTGGCCACGGCCACCCGGCGCATGGAGCGGATGATCCACGAGCTGCTGGACTACACCCGCGCGCGGCTCGCCGGAGGCATCCCCGTGCGCGCCACGCCGCTGAGCCTGGACAAGCTCCTCGATCGCGTGGTGGAGCAGTACCAGGTCTCCCACCCCCAACGGACCGTCATCCGCAAGGTGGAGGGCGACATGCGGGGCACCTGGGACGAGTCCCGGCTCGTCCAGCTGCTCGACAACCTGGTGGGCAACGGCCTGCAGCACAGCCCCGTGGAGACCCCCGTCGAGGTGCGCCTCGCGGGCTCCGCGGATGGGATGACGCTGTCGGTGCGCAACGAGGGCCCCCCGGTGCCCCTGGAGGATCGCGCCACGCTCTTCGAGCCCTTCAAGCAGGGCAAGCGGGCCTCCGCGGATGGGCTCGGGCTGGGCCTGTATATCGTCCGGCAGATCGCCACCGCCCATGGGGGCCGCATCTCCGTGGAGTCCGGCGTGGGGCTGGGCACGCGCTTCGTCGTCTGGCTGCCCCGGCACGCCCCGGGCACCTGAGTCGCCGCCCCCCCCGGGTCAGCCCCACTTACCGGGTGGATGATCCTCGGCGTTCTCCCGGCGGGCCTTGCGCGTTGCGGTGGCCCGGGAGCGCATGCTAAGGGGCCCCCCGACGACTTTGAGGTATCCCCGGCGGCACCCCACTGGCCGCCCCGTGCCAAGGACGCAAGATGGAAATCCGCGCCGACGAGATCAGCAGAATCATCCGCGAGCAGATCAAGGACTACGGCAAGAAGGTCACCGTTGCCGAGACCGGGACCGTGCTGTCCGTGGGCGACGGTATCGCCCGCATCTACGGCCTCGAGGGTGTGCTGTCGGGTGAGCTGGTGGAGTTCTCCAACGGGGTCAAGGGCCTGGTGCTCAACCTCGAGGAGGACAACGTCGGTGTCGCCATCATGGGTGACTTCAAGGACATCCGCGAGGGTGACACCGTGAAGCGCACCGCGCAGATCGCCTCCGTGCCCGTGGGCAAGGGGCTGCTGGGCCGCGTGGTGAGTCCGCTGGGCGAGCCGCTCGACGGCAAGGGCCCCATCCAGTCCACCGAGACGCGCCGTCTCGAGGTGAAGGCCCCCGGCATCGTCAAGCGCAAGAGCGTGCACGAGCCCCTGCAGACGGGCATCAAGGCCCTGGACGCCCTGGTGCCGATCGGCCGCGGTCAGCGCGAGCTCATCATCGGTGACCGTCAGACGGGCAAGACGGCCGTCGCCATCGACGCCATCATCAACCAGAAGGGCCTCAACGTTTACTGCGTGTACGTGGCCATCGGCCAGAAGCAGTCCACGGTGGCCCAGGTGGTGGAGAAGCTGCGCAGCTCGGGCGCGCTCGAGTACACCGTGGTCGTGGCCGCCAACGCGTCCGACCCGGCGCCCATGCAGTTCTTCGCGCCCTACGCGGGCGTCGCCATCGGCGAGTACTTCCGCGACAACAAGATGCACGCCCTCATCGTGTACGACGACCTGTCCAAGCAGGCCGTGGCGTACCGCCAGCTCTCGCTGCTGCTGCGCCGTCCGCCGGGACGCGAGGCCTACCCGGGCGACGTGTTCTTCATCCACAGCCGCCTGCTCGAGCGCGCCGCCAAGCTGTCCGACGCCGAGGGCGCCGGCTCCCTCACCGCGCTGCCCATCATCGAGACGCAGGCCGGTGACGTGTCCGCCTACATCCCGACGAACGTCATCTCCATCACCGACGGGCAGATCTTCCTCGAGACGGACCTGTTCTTCTCCGGCGTGCGTCCCGCCATCAACGTGGGTCTCTCCGTGTCGCGCGTGGGCAGCGCGGCGCAGATCAAGGCCATGAAGCAGGTGGCCGGTACCCTCAAGCTGGACCTGGCGCAGTACCGCGAGCTGGCCGCCTTCGCCCAGTTCGGCTCGGACCTGGACAAGGCCACCCAGGAGACGCTCGCGCGCGGCGCCCGCCTCGTGGAGGTCCTCAAGCAGGGCCAGTACGAGCCCATGCCCGTCGAGAAGCAGGTCATGCAGCTCTACGCCGCCACCAACCGCGAGGACGCGAACAAGCGCGGGTGGATCCGTCAGGTGCCGGTGAGCGACGTGGTGCGCTGGATGAAGGAGTTCATCGAGTACACCGACAGCCGTCACCCGAGCCTCGCCACGGACATCCAGAACAAGCGCGAGCTCACGGCGGAGATCAAGACCACGCTGAACAAGGCCATCACCGAGTTCAACGATCTGTTCCAGCCCACGGCCGGCGCGAAGATCTAAGCCGCACCGCCCGCTGTTGAAGCACCGCCCGGCCCCGCGCCCCTCCTGGGAACGCGGGGCCGATGCGTTTGGGGGGCTCCCTCAGGAGATGACCTTGCCGGCCACCGCGAGCGCCTTGTCGAGGTAGCCCACGAGCTCGCCCAGGCGCTTCACGCACTGGGTCGCCGACTCCAGGTCCTGGGCGCTCCGGGCGAGCGCTTCGTTCGTCTCCGTCAAGGCGGTGCCCGCCCGCTGGAACTCGGCGGAGCCCGCGTCGAAGCGCGCCCCCAACAACCGCATGAGCTGCTCGCGCAGCCGCTTGCCCTGGGCGAGGTATTCAGCACGCGCCATGGACGGCACGGCACCACTCATCGACAGGTCGAAACAGCGCTCGATGAGCTGGGTCAACGTCTGGGTATCGAAGAGCATGGGCGGCTACTCCTTCACGGGCGTGCGGATGGCCTGGACGGCGGCGGAGGCGATGTCCACCCGGCCCTTGAAGGCCTGCATGGCGCTGGACAGCTCCTCGAAGGACTGCAGCTGCCGATCGGAGCGGGCGAAGCGCAGCAGGGCCTCGTGCGCGTCGCGCAGGGCCCGCGCCAGCTCCACGGGATTGGCCACCACCAACGCCTCGTACACGGTGGCGGACTGGCGGATGTCCTCGATCACCGCGCGGCGCTCGGCGAGCGAGAGCGTGCCGCGCTGGAGGTTGTAGTACATGACCCGGGAGGCCACGGCCTGTTTGGCGCCCGTGAGCCGCTGCGGCCCGAGCACCTCCACCAGGTCCGCCTCCAACAAATCCAGCAGCGCCGTCACCTGGGGAGCCCCCCGCTGGATGCCCTCCTGGAGCACCTGGCCCTGCTTGTTCTCCAGGTAGAGCGACGTCACCACGCCCACCAGCGTCGTCACCGGCGCCACGTAGCGGCCCGCGGTGGAGTCGCCCTTGCCCGACAGCTTCTCCAACTGGAGGCCCAGCGTGCCCAGTTGCGCGCCCAGCGCCTGGGCGCCCTCGGGCAGCTTGCCCGCGTCCTCCGAGCCCGCCAGCGTGGCCAGCCGCTCGGCGTAGGTGCCCAACAGGGCGATGGCGTCCATGCGCGCCTGGATGGACTCGGGGGAGAAAAGTTTGCCCAGCAAGGGCGTGGGCTGTCCGGCCGCGTCCGAGGCCAGCACCTCCAACCCCACGTCGTACAGGCGCTCGTCGAGGTAGAGGTCCCGCTCGAAACGGTTGAGCTCGGCGTAGTACTTGCCGAGGGCGACGCTCGCCGAGGTGTTGGCTTCCTTGAAACGGGCCACCGGCTCCCGGAAGCTGCCCGGCGTCTTGCACCCCGGCAGCAGCGCGAGCACGAGCACGAAGGGTACCCCCGCGCCCGGTACGGCCCAGGTCCTGCATCGCCTCCAGTTCATCCCTTCCCCCATCGCGTCGTTCGGAAGAAGGGCAGCCTAGCGCGTCCCGGGGACGGAGGGGTCCTCAGCCCTCCAGGCGCGGGAGGATGGCGCGCAGACTCGGGTCCATGCCGCCCCGGGCCCCGAGCGCCGCGATGGCCCGGCGCTCGTACTCCAGCGCGTTCTTCCGCATGACGTACTGCACCCGCGCCCCGAGCGCCGCCGGCATCGCCAGGTCCAGCTCGTAGATGTCACCGGCCACCAGCGTCGTCTCCGGCGAGGTGCCCGTCTCCTTCCAGATGCGGCACAGGGCGTCGTAGTAGCGGCCCCGGCGCAGGTAGATGGGGCGCACCAGCGCGTCCACCGTCGACGTCTCGGGCAGGCCCCCGAAGAGCGCGTCGGGCTCCGTGGGCGGCTCGATGAGGAACTTGCGCGCGTTGCCCGACACCCGCAGCCGCTCGCGGCCCCGCGGCGCGAGCTTCGTGAGCTTCGCCTCCACCGTGTCCGTGTGCGCGTTGGTCACCACCGTCACGGGCAGGCCCGTGTCCAGCAGCGCCTCCAGCACCTCCTTCGCCTCGGGCTTGAAGGCCACCGCCACCTGCGCGTACGCCTCGCGGTAGAGCGTGTCCAACAGCGCCACCCGCTCGGCCTTGTCCGGCAGCACCCCCAGCCTGTCGCACAGCCGCCGCGCCACGAAGTTGGACAGCAGGAACGGATCCGCCGTGGCGGGAGCCACCGTGCGCCCTCCCACCTCCCAGCCATGCTCCTCGTTGCTGGAGGACACCTCGGCCTCCACCTCGTCCCAGCCCGCCTCCCCCACGTCTCGGCCCAGGACCTCGGACAGGCGCCGGCGGAAGTGCTTCACGAAGGGCGCCCCCTCGGCCGCCACGTCCGTGAACGTCCCATCGAAATCCAGCACCACGCATCGAATCGCCATCGCTCCCAGTCCCTCTCTGTGTGCGCGAACGCACAGTGTGCCCCATGGGAGCGCGGCCGGCAAAGCGGCACCGGGCATGTCAGACCCCCCCGCTAGAAGAGGAGGTGGATGCCACGGCGGTCCCCTGGGAAGGCCACCGGGGCGTTCCTCTGCAACACGCTTCACGTCCGCCCGGGTCCCCCCCGAGGCGGTGGAGGCGGCGCGCCCGGTCCCCTCCCCGGACGCGCCGCCTTTACTTTTTCCTGGCGAACGCTCCCCCCGCCCCCAAGCCCACTGAGCGACACGCCCACCCACTTCTCCTTGAGACCCACCCGGAAGTCCCGAATACATTCGGCCTTCCAACAATCCCCGGGTGGAGGCCCATGGACATCACAGTGGACGAGCTGGAGGAGCGCCGGAGCACCCGGTGGACGGGGTGGCTCCTCCTGGGCACGCTCGGCGTGGTGGCCGCGGGAGGCTGGGGCGCGTCCCGCTCCATCTCCGCCCTGGTGACGCGCACGGAACAGCTGGAGCGCGAGGCCGCCGAGTCCGAGGCCCGCGTCGAGGAGCTCCAGGTGCTGCGCGAGGGGCTGACGCGGCGGGTCCGCCTGCTGGAGCAACAGCAGCAGCGCGCCCAGGTCTCGCACCGCGCGGCGTCCGCCAGACGCGCCGGAGAGCTGTCCGCCCGGCGTGACGCGGCGCGTCTGGCCTTGGAAACCACCCTGAAGGAGGAGCGGGAGCGGGGCATCGTCTACCTGGAAGAGGCCGAGGGCCAGCTCCGGGTGGGACTCGTGGATCCCCTGCTCTTCGCCCCCCAGGGAACGGAGCTGACGCCCGAGGGCGAGGCCCTGCTCACCCGCGTGGGCGCGGCGCTGAACGTGGACGGGCACCTCGTGCAGGTGGCGTCCTATCCGGACGCCTCGCCCTCCCCCACCGCCTGGGAGCTGTCCACCGCCCGCGCGGTGACGGTGACGCACCAGCTCGCGCGGACGTCGAAACTGCCGCCGGAGCGGCTGGTGGCCATGGGCTACGGTCCCTCGCGTCCGGTGGGACTCGAGGAAGCCCCCACGCCCACGCCCCGGCTGGAAGTGCGGCTCGTGCCCGCGCCCGCGCTGGACGCGGCCCGGGCTCGCGCGGTGGGCCGGCGCTGAGCGCCCTTCCCCTCCCCGGCGAGCCCGGGGAGAGGCACGGCGCCCGGCTCACGTGCCCGACAGACCGTCCGCGGCCGAGTCCAGGGGCGCGGCGGCCGGAGCCGACGCGGTGGCCTCGGGCTTCTTGCCCTTGCGCTTGGGCGGCGGCGCGAGCTTCGGCGCCGAGCCGAACAGCCGCTCGTACGTCTCCGGGGTGTTGATGTTGACGATGACGCCCGGATCCTTCACCGAGATGCGGCGCAGATTCAGGCCGCGCACGGCCCCCTCCAGCTGCGTCTCGCCCGAGTCCGCCTCCCGCAGCCGCTCGGCGGCCGCGCGCGAGAGGATCAACGGATAGCCCGGCGCCCCGTCGAACTCGGGCCGCAGCCCCTCCAGCGACTCCCCGAGCGCCTTGAGCAGCGTCTTGAGGGTGGTGGCGCGCACGGCGGGCATGTCCACCGGGTGCAACAACACCACGTCCGCGCCCTCCTCGAGCGCCGCGTCCAGGCCCGCCTTCACCGAGCTGAGCTGGCTCTCGTGCCACCGCTCGTTCTCCACCAGGTGGACCGCCGGGTGCTGCTCGCGCACCGCGTCGGCGTCCTTGCCCAGCACCGCGAGCACCGCACAGCCCGCCTTGCCGAACGTCGACGCGAGCGACTGGAGAAAACTCTTGCCCCCCTCATGCTCGACGAGTGCCTTGGAATGCCCCAATCGCCTGGCCTCGCCCGCTGCGAGAATGATCGCCACTGCCTTCATACCCACGCCTCCTCAGCCCCCAACGGTTGGCGTGGGGGCGACCCTCTACACCCTGGCAAGCCCGGAAGCTTCTGGCCGTGTCCTGGAGGGCAGCCCGTCGGGAAGACAGCACTTGGCGGTGATGAGTTGTTCACCACAGTGCCCCCCTTTCCCCCGACCCGGACCCACCTCCACCCGGCTAGTGCAACCAGGACTCGGACCGCGTCCGCTCCAAAGGCGACACCGCCTCGGAGTCGGCTCCGGCCCCTGCAATTCCTTCTGAAGCGAGCGCCGCGCGGGCGTTCAGAATTTCAGTCATCCGCACCAACGGAAGCGTGTTGCCCAGACGGCGCAACTCCTCTTCCGACACATGACCGAGCACTTCGCCCCGGCGCTCATCCACCACGGGCAACACGAGCACGCCGTGACGGTGCATGACCTCGAGCGCGCGCATCACCGTATCGCGAGGATAGAGGAGGATGTCGGGCATCGTGTCGTTCTGGAGCTGTGCCGTGTCGTGCGTCATGATGAACCCCCGAAGAAGAAAGCCACCCAGCGATCAGAAGCCTTAGCAATCTCCTTGCCGCTCACCGGCCACGAGGGCCTGTGCCAGAGTCGCGGCATGCACGCTCGTCCGCTTGTCCTCCTGCTCGCTGGCCTCGGCACGGCCTGCGCCCACACCGACCCACGCCTCTGGGATGCCGCGCTCGGACTCGATCGGCCCGACCGGACGGCGCAGGCGGAGGAAACCCTGAACCATGCGGGGGCCGAAGGCATCGACGTCCTCCTGCGGACGGCGCGCGCGGGAGGCGAAAGCACCGCCCTACAGGCAGTGCTGCTCACCCAGCCCTGCCCCGCCCTGTATCTGGGACTCCACCCCGGACACCGGGAGCGGGACACGCGAAGCCCCTCCCTCTCCGCCGCCCGCCTCCTGGCACGCCGCGCCCTCGCCGAGCCCCCGCTGCTCCAGCGGCTGGTGTCCTCGCCGGAGCCCTTCGAGCGCCAGCTCGCGTTCGCCTCGCTGGCGGGCGAACCCACGACCCTGCTCGCCACGCTGCCCCGGCTGGAGCACGAGCACGATGCGCGCGTCCTGATGTCCGCCGAACAGGCCCTGAGCTGCGCCGGTTTCGTGCGCACGACAACGGCCTCCGCCGCGAGCCCCGAGGCGCTGCGGGCCGGACAGCGGCGACTGGAAGAGTGGATGAAGGCGCGGCTGCCCGAGCGGCGATGTGACACGCCCGCGGACATGAAGGGTGAGCAGCAGGAAGGGCTCGCCACGGGCGCCTGGTCGGTGGCGGGATGGGGCTCCAGCGGCCACGAATTCACCCTGCACCTGGAGACGGACCAGGGCGTGCGGGTGAACCTCGGGCCGGCCTGCGCGCTCGCGATGTACGACGCGCTGGCGCACCGCGGCGTGTACCTGTCCGGACTCGTGTTGCCCCTGGGCACCGAGGCGTGGCTCTCGAGGGACATCCGCCAGGAGGCCGCCCGGCGCGCCATCACGGACTTGAGCCATTACCCGGAGTCACAGCGCAACCGCATCGCCGCGGAGCTCGTCAACGCGGGCCATGAGGTGCCGGTGAACGTCGCCTTCCAGGCGGACAACACCTTCGCCCAGGCCGAGGAGCTGGAGGCCGCCGCGAGGCAGAAGCAGCCGGGAGCACGGCCCTCCATCGAGCGGTACGTCTTCTGCCGGGGCACGTTTGGCACCTCGGGCATTTCGCTGCTCGGCTACGTGGCCACGCCCGAGGCCGCCCAGAGCGCCTACGAACTCGCCACGCGCTGCCCGGGTGCCCTGGGGGAGGCGACGACGGCCCTGGTGCGCCTGGAGGACACGCGGGCCGTGGAACTGCTCGGCCCGGCCCTGGAGAACCCAGGCTTCGCCCGGGACGAACTGATCCTCGCCCTCCTCGAGCACGCCACTCCCGCCGTGCACGAGAAGCTACGCGCGCTGGAGGCGGGCGGCTCCCAGGAGGCGGCGGGAATCCTCCAACGGATGCGCGAGCGGGCGGACGAGCCCCGCTGAGCGCGCCTACTTCTTCTTCACCGACTCCACGAGCTTGCGGAAGCCCTTCTCCGCGCCGTTCACGGTGCGCTCGGAGCCGGTGAGCTTGAAGAAGAGCGGCCCCTCGGGCCCCTCGACGATGGCGCCCAGCAGACGCGAGCCCGGCTTGGGCGAGGAGGGACCCATCATCGGGCCACCACCCGTATAGGTGCCCTTGACGTCCACCGTGGTGATGGACAGGCCATTGAGCGTCTCCTTCTTGGTGCGCGTCTCCTTGTCCGTCACCGCCGTGCCATCCGGCTTCTGGAACTGGCCCACCCAGCGCTTCACGTTGGCGTCCACGTCGCCACCCTGGCCCGGGCCGAAATAGAAGACGGCCAGCTCGGCCGAGTCCGTGTCCCCCTTGGCGGGGGCGATGCGGTAGGTGGCCGCGCGCATGGGCCGCGCGGGCTGGGCCTCCCAGTCCTTGGGCGCCGTCCAGGTGAGGCCACCGGCCTCGGGCGCGGCCGGCTGCGCGGCTTGCGCGGGCGGAGCGGCCTGCGTCTTTTGCGGCTGGGCCTCGGCCACACCCACGGCCGACAGGAGCGTCATCACACCGAGAAGTCTTTTCATGGGCACAACCTAACCCGCCTCCGGCCTCGCGGCATGTTCCCGTGCTAGAGGGGCGGAGTCTGTTTTCCCCTCCTGATTCTTCCCTGGAAGAGGTGGACGTGAGCCGTCAGAAGCCCGGACGCAACGAGCCCTGCCCCTGCGGCAGTGGCAAGAAGTACAAGGCCTGCCACGCGGCGGAAGACCGGGCGCGCGAGGCGGCGGCCCCCCCCGCGGCGTCTGGCCACCCGCTCGCCGGGGAGCTCCAGGAAGCCATGGAGATGCTGCGCGGCGAGGACCTGGCGCGCGTCTCCAGCACCCTGGAGCACCTGGGCACCCTGCTGACGAAATGGGGCCCCGCGCCTGGCCTGCGCTTCGATGGCCCGCTCTTCCACACCCACGTGTCGCGCCAGCTCGACAAGCTGGAGGACGCCGTGGAGCGAGACCCGGCCCAGGCGCGCAACGCGCTGCGGCTGAGCACCGTGCGCGAGCTGGGCACGCGCGCCTTCCTGGACAAGCTGCGCGCCACCCTGCTCGCGCGGGCCACCACGGCGGGCCTGTCTCCGGAGGACAAGCGAGCGCTGTGCCTGGGCGCGCTGCTCGCCTCCACCCCCAAGGATGGCCGCGTGCGCCCGGAGGACCGGCCGGTGCTGGACGTGGTGTTCAGCGCGCAGTTCCGCGAGTGGGGCGCCCAACACGGCCAGACCCTGGCGGCGGGCGTGGACACGGAGGGCGCGAACCTGTCCGACGAGGCGCGCGAGGCCCTGCGCCAGGCGGGCGAGGGCGACATGGACGCGCTGGTGAAGTACGTGGAGTCGGACCCCGGACTCGCCTCGCGCATCGCCCAGGAGGCCAAGGAGCGCGCGGCGCGGGTGGAGGCCACGATGCGCCAGCCCACCACCCCCTCGCTGCTCGCGCCCGAGGAACAGGTGTGGCTCACCAGCGTCCTCTGGGCGCCCTTGAACGCCCTCAAGAACCCGGACCTGGACGCGAAGGCCCGGAGCGCCGCGGTGTCGGGCTTCCTGGGCGCGGTGAGGAAGGCGCTGGAGTCCGACCAGGACTTCCTCGCGAACCTGCTCGAGCGCGTGCGTGCGCGCGCGAAGGACGCGGCGCTCGACGAGGGCACGCGCACCTTCTTCACCGACGCCGCCGTGGCCGTGGAGGCCGAGCCCGTGCGCATGGTGCTCGCCGCCATCCTCACCTCGCGCTCCGAGCCCGAGGCCCGCTCCGCCGAGGAGCAGGTGGTGCGCGCGGACCTCGAGGCCAAGACGCAGTGGACGGCCGAGGATCTGGAGCCCTACCGCGCGCTGCTCTCGGACATGAAGCTGCCCGCCGCCGCCGAACGCATCCACCGCGCCCAGGAGTGGCTGCGCGCCCACCCCATTACCCTGACGTAGGCGCGGCCATGAGCGACTTCGCGGGCAAGGTGGCGATCGTGACGGGTGCCGGCTCCGGCATCGGCGAGGCGATCGCGAAGCGGTTGCTCGCGGGCGGCGCGCGCGTGGCGCTCGTCGACATCCAGGCCGACCGCGTCCAGGCCGTGGCGGCGCGGTTCGACCCCTCGGGTGCGTCGACCCTGGCCGTGACGGCCGACGTCTCCGACGCCAGGGCCGTCGAGGAGATGGTGGCCCAGACCCTCACGCGCTTCGGCGCGCTCCATGTCGCCGTCAACAACGCGGGCTTCACGGGCCAGGTGGGCGTGAACACCGGTGAATACGCGCCGGAGGAATGGCGCCGCGTCCTCGCCACCAACCTCGACGGCATCTTCCATGGCCTGCGCTTCGAGCTGCCCGCCATCCAGGCCTCGGGCGGAGGCGCGATCGTCAACATGACGTCGGCGGCGGGGCTCGTCGGAGTCGAGGGCGAGCCCGCGTATGTCGCGTCCAAGCACGGCATCGTCGGACTCACGCGCGCGGCCGCGCTCGAATACGCGACCAAGGGCGTGCGGATCAACGCCATCGCGCCCGGCTTCATCGCCACCCCGGATGTGCTCGCCATGCCCGCGAAGGAGAGAGGCGCGGTGGCCGCGCTCCACCCGATGGGGCGCATGGGCGAGCCCCACGAAGTGGCGGAACTCACGGCCTTCCTGCTGTCGGACCGGGCGTCCTTCATCACCGGCAGCGTGCACGTGATCGACGGCGGCTACTCGGCGCGCTGAGCGGAAGCCACCGCGGTGCGAAGAAGACCCACGAATGGCTCGGTACTTCGAGTGGTTGGACGACAGGAGAATTCCGTCGAGGTGGCATCTGGGAAGCCCCCTGGATGCGTTGGGACGAGAGGTCGATCCCTGGCAATTCAAGACGGGCGCGGTGCTCGACATGGCGTGCGTTCCTCAATTTTCTCTCGCTCAACCTGGGGCACCACTGGACTTC from Melittangium boletus DSM 14713 includes the following:
- a CDS encoding sensor histidine kinase: MSCLGALLQVPGLGLAFLDTGLCFRFVNNALIAQSALPSGAYEGRTVGEVWPMLAAALTPLLNRALSGEPVLGAYISGPLGAPGGGVRHLRFSLLPASTGGLRSGVSLMLEDETARVAQDIALRENEARLRDLAAVSCDGYCLHEGGTILEASSALANLLSTTPEDMVGQSLVRWIAPESRETVQRATARQVVAPYEATALRSDGKRLFVEVLGRPTTYRGREVRMVTVWDIGARKAAEEAAARADTFREQLLGVVGHDLRSPLYAIQLSVGALERGGELSESQSRQVSHVATATRRMERMIHELLDYTRARLAGGIPVRATPLSLDKLLDRVVEQYQVSHPQRTVIRKVEGDMRGTWDESRLVQLLDNLVGNGLQHSPVETPVEVRLAGSADGMTLSVRNEGPPVPLEDRATLFEPFKQGKRASADGLGLGLYIVRQIATAHGGRISVESGVGLGTRFVVWLPRHAPGT
- the atpA gene encoding F0F1 ATP synthase subunit alpha — encoded protein: MEIRADEISRIIREQIKDYGKKVTVAETGTVLSVGDGIARIYGLEGVLSGELVEFSNGVKGLVLNLEEDNVGVAIMGDFKDIREGDTVKRTAQIASVPVGKGLLGRVVSPLGEPLDGKGPIQSTETRRLEVKAPGIVKRKSVHEPLQTGIKALDALVPIGRGQRELIIGDRQTGKTAVAIDAIINQKGLNVYCVYVAIGQKQSTVAQVVEKLRSSGALEYTVVVAANASDPAPMQFFAPYAGVAIGEYFRDNKMHALIVYDDLSKQAVAYRQLSLLLRRPPGREAYPGDVFFIHSRLLERAAKLSDAEGAGSLTALPIIETQAGDVSAYIPTNVISITDGQIFLETDLFFSGVRPAINVGLSVSRVGSAAQIKAMKQVAGTLKLDLAQYRELAAFAQFGSDLDKATQETLARGARLVEVLKQGQYEPMPVEKQVMQLYAATNREDANKRGWIRQVPVSDVVRWMKEFIEYTDSRHPSLATDIQNKRELTAEIKTTLNKAITEFNDLFQPTAGAKI
- a CDS encoding HAD family hydrolase, translating into MAIRCVVLDFDGTFTDVAAEGAPFVKHFRRRLSEVLGRDVGEAGWDEVEAEVSSSNEEHGWEVGGRTVAPATADPFLLSNFVARRLCDRLGVLPDKAERVALLDTLYREAYAQVAVAFKPEAKEVLEALLDTGLPVTVVTNAHTDTVEAKLTKLAPRGRERLRVSGNARKFLIEPPTEPDALFGGLPETSTVDALVRPIYLRRGRYYDALCRIWKETGTSPETTLVAGDIYELDLAMPAALGARVQYVMRKNALEYERRAIAALGARGGMDPSLRAILPRLEG
- a CDS encoding OmpA/MotB family protein encodes the protein MDITVDELEERRSTRWTGWLLLGTLGVVAAGGWGASRSISALVTRTEQLEREAAESEARVEELQVLREGLTRRVRLLEQQQQRAQVSHRAASARRAGELSARRDAARLALETTLKEERERGIVYLEEAEGQLRVGLVDPLLFAPQGTELTPEGEALLTRVGAALNVDGHLVQVASYPDASPSPTAWELSTARAVTVTHQLARTSKLPPERLVAMGYGPSRPVGLEEAPTPTPRLEVRLVPAPALDAARARAVGRR
- a CDS encoding nucleotidyltransferase family protein gives rise to the protein MKAVAIILAAGEARRLGHSKALVEHEGGKSFLQSLASTFGKAGCAVLAVLGKDADAVREQHPAVHLVENERWHESQLSSVKAGLDAALEEGADVVLLHPVDMPAVRATTLKTLLKALGESLEGLRPEFDGAPGYPLILSRAAAERLREADSGETQLEGAVRGLNLRRISVKDPGVIVNINTPETYERLFGSAPKLAPPPKRKGKKPEATASAPAAAPLDSAADGLSGT
- a CDS encoding CBS domain-containing protein, giving the protein MTHDTAQLQNDTMPDILLYPRDTVMRALEVMHRHGVLVLPVVDERRGEVLGHVSEEELRRLGNTLPLVRMTEILNARAALASEGIAGAGADSEAVSPLERTRSESWLH
- a CDS encoding YecA family protein; its protein translation is MSRQKPGRNEPCPCGSGKKYKACHAAEDRAREAAAPPAASGHPLAGELQEAMEMLRGEDLARVSSTLEHLGTLLTKWGPAPGLRFDGPLFHTHVSRQLDKLEDAVERDPAQARNALRLSTVRELGTRAFLDKLRATLLARATTAGLSPEDKRALCLGALLASTPKDGRVRPEDRPVLDVVFSAQFREWGAQHGQTLAAGVDTEGANLSDEAREALRQAGEGDMDALVKYVESDPGLASRIAQEAKERAARVEATMRQPTTPSLLAPEEQVWLTSVLWAPLNALKNPDLDAKARSAAVSGFLGAVRKALESDQDFLANLLERVRARAKDAALDEGTRTFFTDAAVAVEAEPVRMVLAAILTSRSEPEARSAEEQVVRADLEAKTQWTAEDLEPYRALLSDMKLPAAAERIHRAQEWLRAHPITLT
- a CDS encoding SDR family NAD(P)-dependent oxidoreductase — encoded protein: MSDFAGKVAIVTGAGSGIGEAIAKRLLAGGARVALVDIQADRVQAVAARFDPSGASTLAVTADVSDARAVEEMVAQTLTRFGALHVAVNNAGFTGQVGVNTGEYAPEEWRRVLATNLDGIFHGLRFELPAIQASGGGAIVNMTSAAGLVGVEGEPAYVASKHGIVGLTRAAALEYATKGVRINAIAPGFIATPDVLAMPAKERGAVAALHPMGRMGEPHEVAELTAFLLSDRASFITGSVHVIDGGYSAR